Proteins encoded by one window of Nasonia vitripennis strain AsymCx chromosome 5, Nvit_psr_1.1, whole genome shotgun sequence:
- the LOC100115907 gene encoding histone H4: protein MTGRGKGGKGLGKGGAKRHRKVLRDNIQGITKPAIRRLARRGGVKRISGLIYEETRGVLKVFLENVIRDAVTYTEHAKRKTVTAMDVVYALKRQGRTLYGFGG, encoded by the coding sequence ATGACTGGACGTGGAAAGGGAGGAAAAGGTCTTGGCAAAGGAGGAGCTAAGCGGCATCGTAAGGTGTTGCGAGACAACATCCAGGGCATTACCAAGCCCGCTATTCGCCGTCTGGCCAGGCGTGGTGGCGTAAAGCGTATCTCCGGCTTGATTTACGAAGAGACCCGTGGTGTTCTCAAGGTCTTCCTTGAGAACGTTATCCGCGACGCCGTGACCTACACCGAGCACGCCAAGAGGAAGACGGTTACCGCCATGGACGTTGTCTATGCTCTGAAGAGACAAGGCCGCACCCTTTACGGGTTCGGCGGTTAA